The Porites lutea chromosome 4, jaPorLute2.1, whole genome shotgun sequence genome contains a region encoding:
- the LOC140933756 gene encoding arylsulfatase B-like yields the protein MTGKHPVNLGIQHATIFGTQPYGLPLGEATAPQYLKALGYRTHGVGKWHLGFFEKEYTPLYRGFESYYGFWNGKEDYWDHTSLEDVWGTDLRNNMEPVKNESGHYGTELYTEIAERIIDTHNKSEPLYLYLAQQAVHSANEQDPLQAPKRLLDKLPRFSSDERKMFAAMVASLDESVGNITKALKRTGLYDNSVIVFTTDNGGAPRGFNWNQGCNFPFKGGKDTFWEGGVRGVGFVHSKLIKKKGRVSYDLIDVTDWLPTFYHLAGGDVTAIQDKIDGKNQWDTIAHGKKSPRTEVLHNIDPIRKFAAIRVKQYKLIINQDAVFKTTWHPRYSFTEELDGDQQPSTLPGAVIKCGKWDKSEAASCDTDIFPCLFNIEEDPCEYNNIAHSNLDIVQKLLHRLIKYQKNARPLWFPDRDPEGDPAYHTGSNKGYWAPWMESENNEKILKKVLDNIAVISGKRHHKECPPMDNVTVIEKEHSTHAEYDKDVYYILKGILHQANKGKKGLIPKKFNLLVKESLAMLYSKMKHKTRADDLMHKLQLIKKAQVANGAKRNDIENVATSENNFSENADEDDMEMKSVSGDDEREIENVNTLDGSSDLERKNNIKPVESVDGNHSKIKGESNIENDSSYKSDNIFNEVSAEASSITNDVDYENQQF from the exons ATGACCGGTAAACATCCGGTAAACCTAG GTATTCAACATGCAACCATATTTGGTACTCAGCCGTACGGTCTTCCGTTGGGTGAGGCCACTGCACCACAGTATCTCAAGGCACTTGGTTACCGGACCCACGGCGTAGGAAAG TGGCATCTTGGATTTTTTGAGAAGGAGTACACGCCCCTGTATCGCGGGTTTGAGAGTTACTACGGCTTCTGGAATGGAAAGGAGGACTACTGGGACCACACATCACTAGAAGATGTCTGGGGTACAGATCTGAGAAATAACATGGAG cctgtcaaaaATGAAAGCGGTCACTATGGTACAGAGTTGTATACAGAAATAGCTGAGCGGATTATAGATACGCACAACAAGTCTGAGCCACTTTATTTGTACCTCGCACAACAAGCTGTTCACTCAGCCAATGAACAAGATCCTCTGCAAGCACCGAAAAGACTGCTGGAT AAATTACCCCGTTTTTCATCCGACGAAAGAAAAATGTTCGCGGCGATGGTAGCTTCGTTAGATGAGTCAGTTGGCAACATAACTAAAGCTCTGAAAAGAACAGGATTATATGATAATTCTGTTATTGTCTTCACTACTGACAACGGAGGTGCACCCAGAGGATTTAACTG GAATCAAGGCTGCAACTTTCCCTTTAAAGGAGGCAAAGATACCTTCTGGGAGGGAGGGGTCCGTGGAGTGGGATTTGTACACAGTAAGCTGATTAAGAAGAAAGGGCGCGTCAGCTATGACTTGATTGACGTCACAGACTGGTTACCAACCTTCTATCATTTGGCTGGAGGTGACGTCACTGCCATCCAGGATAAAATTGATGGCAAGAATCAGTGGGACACTATTGCGCATGGCAAAAAATCACCAAGAACTGAG GTTCTTCACAACATAGATCCGATCCGCAAGTTTGCAGCCATTCGTGTGAAACAGTACAAGCTGATTATTAATCAAGATGCTGTGTTCAAAACTACATGGCACCCGCGCTACAGCTTCACCGAAGAATTGGACGGTGATCAGCAGCCCTCCACGTTACCTGGCGCGGTTATCAAGTGCGGGAAATGGGACAAAAGTGAAGCGGCTTCTTGTGATACTGATATTTTTCCTTGCTTATTTAATATCGAAGAAG ATCCCTGTGAGTATAATAACATAGCGCACTCCAATCTTGACATTGTTCAAAAGCTGCTTCACAGGCTTATCAAATACCAGAAAAATGCTCGTCCATTGTGGTTCCCTGATAGAGACCCGGAAGGAGATCCAGCATACCACACAGGTAGCAACAAAGGATACTGGGCACCTTGGATGGAGTCcgaaaacaatgaaaagatTTTAAAGAAAGTTCTTGATAATATTGCAGTAATCAGTGGCAAAAGACATCACAAGGAATGCCCTCCGATGGACAATGTAACTGTAATAGAAAAAGAGCATAGTACTCATGCAGAATACGATAAAGACGTATATTACATTCTGAAGGGGATTCTCCACCAGGCTAATAAAGGGAAAAAGGGTTTGATCCCtaaaaagtttaatttgttaGTGAAAGAGTCATTGGCAATGTTGTATAGCAAGATGAAACACAAGACTAGAGCGGATGATTTGATGCACAAGCTGCAACTGATTAAAAAGGCTCAAGTAGCAAATGGAGCAAAGAGAAATGATATTGAAAACGTTGCAACTAGTGAGAATAACTTTTCAGAAAATGCGGATGAAGATGACATGGAAATGAAAAGTGTTTCAGGGGACGACGAGCGAGAAATAGAAAATGTGAATACTTTGGATGGTAGCTCGGACctagagagaaaaaataatattaaaccAGTGGAATCAGTGGATGGAAATCACAGTAAGATTAAAGGAGAGAGCAATATTGAAAATGACTCCTCATACAAGTCAGATAATATTTTCAATGAAGTATCTGCAGAGGCTAGCAGCATTACTAATGATGTGGATTATGAAAATCAACAATTTTAG